The Natronosporangium hydrolyticum nucleotide sequence GGGTGCCGAGGGGGCTGGCGGAGGCGCTGGCGGTCCCGGCGGCGGCGCAGGTCGCGGTCTCGCCGGTGATCGCCGGGATGTCGGGCACGGTCAGCCTGGTGGCGGTGGCGGCCAATCTGATCGCTACCCCGGTGATGGTGCCAGCGACGTTGCTGGGGGTGATGGCCGCGGTGGCGGCGCCGTTCTCGCCGGCGACAGCGGGGTTCCTGGCGTGGCTGGCGAGCTGGCCGGCCTGGTGGCTGGTGCTGGTCGCGCGGTACGCCGCGCAGGTGCCGGGGGCGGTGGCGCCGTGGCCGGAGGGGGCCGCGGGGGCGCTGCTGTTGGCGGCGGCGACGGTCGCGACGCTGGTGGCGGTGCGGCTGCGCCGAGTGCGGGTGCTACTGGCGGTGGCGACCGCGGCGGCGGTGGTCGGGGCGTTGCCGGTGAAGACCACCGCCAGCGGCTGGCCGCCGGCCGGGGCGGTGGCCGTGGTGTGTGCGGTGGGGCAGGGAGACCTGGTGGTGCTGCCGCTGGGGCGCGGTTCGGCGATCGTGGTGGACGCCGGGCCGGAGCCGGCGGCCGCCGATCGCTGCCTGCGGGACCTCCGAATCCGGCACATACCCATGTGGATCGTGAGTCACTTCCACGTGGACCACGTGGGCGGGGTGGACGGCGTGTTCCGGGGTCGCCAGGTGACGGCGGTGCTCACCTCCGGGGTGCCGGAGCCGGAGTTCGGCCACGACCTGGTGGTGGGGGCCGCCGCGGCCGCTGCGGTGCCGGTGCACGTGCCCGAACCGGGCAGTGTCTACCGGATCGGGGAGGTGTCTTTGACGGTGCTGGGGCCGGCCTACCCGCATGTCGGCACCCGCTCGGACCCTAACAACAACTCGTTGGTGATCCGGGCCGAGGTGCGGGGAGTCTCTGTCCTGTTGACCGGCGACGCCGAAGTGGAGCTGCAACACACTCTGATCGAGCTGGTGCCGCCCGATCTGCTGCGGGCCGATGTGCTGAAAGTCGCTCACCACGGCAGTGTCTTTCAGGAGCCCGAATTCTTCGAGTTGGTGTCGCCGACCGTGGCGCTGGTGCCGGTCGGTGCGGACAACACCTACGGGCATCCGCACCCGGCGATCCTGGCGGCGCTGACCCGGGGCGGCGCCCGGGTCCTGCGGACCGACACCGATGGGGACATAGCGGCGGTGGTACGCCCGAACGGCGAGCTGGCCGTGGTCGCCCGCCCGCTGCCGCCCGGGTCTGGCGGTGCGTTGCCGAAACGCGTCGTCGTGAAAAGCTGTCGGCCCGTAGCGGCACGTGCGAGGATTGCCAGGTGACCCCCGCGGATCGTGTCGTGCTTGTGCTGGGTGAAGAGGAACTGTTGGCCAGCCGAGCGGTCGCCGACGCTGTGGCGGCAGCCCGGGCCGCCGACCCCTCGGTCGAGGTGCGAGAGCTGGCCGCCAATGCCCTCGGCGCCGGGGAGCTCTCCGAACTTCTCAGCCCATCGCTCTTCGGCGGTGCCCGGGTGGTGGTGGTGCGCGGCGGCCAGGACGCGCGTAAGGACCTGACCACCGCGATGCTGGCGTACGCCGGCAATCCCGATCCAGAAGTCACCCTGGTGGTTACCCACGCGGGCGGGGCCAAGGGCAAGGCTTTCGCGGACGGGCTCAAGAAGGCCGGGGCCGCCGTGGTCGCGGCGGCGAAGATCTCCCGGCACCGTGACAAGATCGAATTCGTCAAGGGTGAGATCCGCCGGTTCGGTGGCCGCTGTGCGGACGACGCAGCCGAGTCGCTGCTGGCGGCGGTCGGCAATGACCTGCGAGAACTCTCCGGAGCGTGTTCGCAGCTGGTCGCCGACACGGACGGCCGGATCGACGCCGACACGGTCGCCCGCTACTACCGGGGGCGTGCCGAGGTGAGCGGTTTCACCGTCGCGGACGCGGTGATGGTGGGTGACACCGCCGGTGCGCTGGCCGCGCTGCGGTGGGCACTGCAGTTGGGCGTGCCGGTGGTGCCGATCGCGGATGCGCTGGCCGACGGGGTCCGCACCGTCTCCCGGGTGGCCTCGGCGGGCCGGGGCAACGCGTACCAATTGGCGAGCAAGCTGGGCATGCCGCCGTGGAAGGTGGAGCGTGGGCAGCGGCAGGCCCGTGGTTGGCCGCC carries:
- a CDS encoding ComEC/Rec2 family competence protein, producing MTSHRFGGAGPVDLRLVAVATATWLSAYASLHTRAPVAFGVAGGAVAAALLLWWMAGRAAGWAGVALAVLLGVVCGTASTAARLVSRDAPEVASTAAAQAHVTAELTLRRDPRQLNREVGRPPSWLIPAWLHQLTPVTEPAPVRVRVRILVLTGDPGWGELAPGQRVRAQGRLSPARGGDLTAAVLSSAGAPELLTPPPWHLATTSHLRHGLQAATDPLPPAPGGLVPGLAVGDVSALDPGLSDDFFVTGMTHLVAVSGTHVAIVVGFVFLLARAARAPPWLTALGCGASIVGYMVLCQASPSVLRAGVMGLIALVALANGRLRAAMPALAATVTVLVVADPQLAAAPGFTMSVTATAGLLLLAPRWRDALRRRRVPRGLAEALAVPAAAQVAVSPVIAGMSGTVSLVAVAANLIATPVMVPATLLGVMAAVAAPFSPATAGFLAWLASWPAWWLVLVARYAAQVPGAVAPWPEGAAGALLLAAATVATLVAVRLRRVRVLLAVATAAAVVGALPVKTTASGWPPAGAVAVVCAVGQGDLVVLPLGRGSAIVVDAGPEPAAADRCLRDLRIRHIPMWIVSHFHVDHVGGVDGVFRGRQVTAVLTSGVPEPEFGHDLVVGAAAAAAVPVHVPEPGSVYRIGEVSLTVLGPAYPHVGTRSDPNNNSLVIRAEVRGVSVLLTGDAEVELQHTLIELVPPDLLRADVLKVAHHGSVFQEPEFFELVSPTVALVPVGADNTYGHPHPAILAALTRGGARVLRTDTDGDIAAVVRPNGELAVVARPLPPGSGGALPKRVVVKSCRPVAARARIAR
- the holA gene encoding DNA polymerase III subunit delta → MTPADRVVLVLGEEELLASRAVADAVAAARAADPSVEVRELAANALGAGELSELLSPSLFGGARVVVVRGGQDARKDLTTAMLAYAGNPDPEVTLVVTHAGGAKGKAFADGLKKAGAAVVAAAKISRHRDKIEFVKGEIRRFGGRCADDAAESLLAAVGNDLRELSGACSQLVADTDGRIDADTVARYYRGRAEVSGFTVADAVMVGDTAGALAALRWALQLGVPVVPIADALADGVRTVSRVASAGRGNAYQLASKLGMPPWKVERGQRQARGWPPEGLVAAMRAAAECNAAVKGGSEDSGYALERAVTAMTAARAGAVDGAQRVAGGRR